The genomic region ACTATATTTCCATCCAGCTTGGAGTCTAATTTTTAACCATTCTGAATGATTTTCTTCTGCCGTCCCATGAGTATTTTTAAGACGAAATTTTACACCTGCTATAACATAATCTTTTTGCCAGTCTGGAGATTGTGACCAAAGAAACTGTGAAAAATCTCCTAAACTTTCACAATAAGCTTTATTAGCTTCGTGCGCAATTCTAGCTATGTCCTCTATTTTCATTCTGATTTTACAAGTTTTCTTCCACCATTTACATCATCTACTATTGAAGCACCGGGAACAAAACATAAAGCTTCACTTATATTTAATCCTTGTTGTGTTGTTACTTGAATAACACAGCCAACCCCATTTATTTGATATGCTTTAGTAGATTTCATCCAGTTTTCACTTTTAGAAGATGCTTTACATAGTAATTGAAAGCTATCACAATTACCAAACATCACAACATCAGTTACTTTAGTTGAAGAAACATCAATATTAGATACTATTTTAGGAGTTTCTACTGCTTTAACTGGTTCTACTGGAATTTCTACTTTAGAAATTTCTTTTACTACCGGCGTCAGAACTTTAATAGGTTCTATTGGAATTACTACTTTAGTAATTGGAGCTTCCGTTTTAATTATCGGAGCCGTTACTGGAATAATTACTGGAGTAGTTTCTTTCATAAAAAGTTTTTAGTCTCCATTACTTATCACAAGATAAGAATTAAAAATGCACTCAACTCCTCCTGGGAATTTTTATTTTCAATCATCTGGAGACTAAATTAATATTCTGTCATAGTTTTCTACACAAGTAAAAATCAAACCTGAAACAGACGCCAAAAATTCTAGGAAAAGCGAAACATAAAACTAGAATTATTTAGTATTTTCAGTCTATTTGACCTATGACAGAAATTAAAGTGAGTATGATACTTTATCATGGAGGTATTTACAACCATAAGATAAGTATTTTATCTAATTAAACATACTCACTAATTGAGGAACTCTATAAAGTCACCGCGAGAGACTGTGAATCAGGTCGCTTGTGAGAACCTTAATTTAATCCCTTTATCGCTATCTATAGAGTTCCAAATTATTATTTCCAATTAAGCTCGCGCGCAGAAATTTTAATAATAAATTCTTCATTTATAATATAAAGACCGGGTTTTCTAGTATATCCTTGTGTTTTAATGCAAGATCATAGGTAGATATATCTACACCCAGAATTTCTATTCTTGTCGGTCTTCTATTATTAGCTTGATTTTTCCAAGTATCCCATTTAATATTTAATTCCCATCCATTTTTTAAACATTCTTCACATTTACCAC from Blattabacteriaceae bacterium harbors:
- a CDS encoding RyR domain-containing protein gives rise to the protein MKIEDIARIAHEANKAYCESLGDFSQFLWSQSPDWQKDYVIAGVKFRLKNTHGTAEENHSEWLKIRLQAGWKYSSIKNVEKKEHPNMVPYDRLPELQRVKDVLFISIVDGLKEFLE